From a single Larimichthys crocea isolate SSNF chromosome XIII, L_crocea_2.0, whole genome shotgun sequence genomic region:
- the nxph1 gene encoding neurexophilin-1, giving the protein MQVTCWCAVFLLTPALCLVTSAHASKSDIVKSGSPKSTLKHIWTESSKDMSISRLLSQTLHGKENSTALDLRYDTPEPYSEQDLWDWLRNSTDLQDSRPRAKRRPMVKTGKFKKMFGWGDFHSNIKTVKLNLLITGKIVDHGNGTFSVYFRHNSTGQGNVSVSLVPPTKIVEFDVAAQQSVIDAKDSKSFNCRIEYEKVEKGAKNTLCNFDPSKTCYQEQTQSHVSWLCSKPFKVICIFISFYSTDYKLVQKVCPDYNYHSDTPYFPSG; this is encoded by the coding sequence GTTACAAGTGCTCACGCCTCAAAGTCGgacattgtcaaatctggaaGCCCCAAATCCACACTAAAGCATATATGGACAGAAAGCAGTAAGGATATGTCCATTAGTAGGCTGCTGTCACAGACTCTACATGGCAAAGAGAACAGCACAGCCTTGGACCTACGCTATGACACTCCAGAGCCCTACTCTGAGCAGGACCTGTGGGACTGGCTGAGGAACTCCACAGACTTGCAGGACTCGCGGCCGCGAGCTAAACGGCGGCCAATGGTCAAGACGGGGAAGTTCAAGAAGATGTTTGGCTGGGGGGACTTCCACTCTAACATCAAGACGGTCAAACTCAACCTACTAATCACCGGTAAAATCGTGGATCATGGCAACGGCACCTTCAGTGTCTACTTCCGCCACAACTCCACAGGCCAGGGCAACGTGTCCGTCAGCTTGGTCCCTCCAACCAAGATAGTGGAGTTCGACGTGGCAGCGCAGCAGTCCGTCATCGACGCCAAGGACTCAAAGTCCTTCAACTGCCGCATAGAGTACGAGAAGGTGGAGAAAGGCGCCAAGAACACACTCTGCAATTTCGACCCGTCCAAGACCTGCTACCAGGAGCAGACCCAGAGCCACGTCTCCTGGCTCTGCTCTAAACCTTTCAAAGTCATCTGCATCTTCATTTCCTTCTACAGCACCGACTACAAACTGGTGCAGAAAGTGTGCCCGGACTACAACTACCACAGTGACACTCCTTACTTCCCCTCTGGCTGA